The following nucleotide sequence is from Hevea brasiliensis isolate MT/VB/25A 57/8 chromosome 7, ASM3005281v1, whole genome shotgun sequence.
AAACCCCATCTATAAATACACTTGTTTCCCATGCAGGATTTCCCATCTCCACTCAGCTCAAGCACTCTTCCTGTGTAAAAATCTAGAGACATCCAGCCTAGCTTAGCCTAATTAATTACAACATGAAAGGAGCTCATTTCCTAGTAGCTTTTGTCCTACTGGCTTTGTCATCCTCCTTTGCCTTTGCCTTCGACCCTAGTCCTCTTCAAGACTTTTGTGTTGCCATCAATGACCCCAAGGATGGGGGtatgattaaattttttttttctttctatctcaTTTATTCCATACATTGTTGGTTGTGTGTTCTATTTCAGTATCACTTTTCCTTCATCTATACATGTGATGCAATTTATTAGCTTCCATCAATTTGAACAAGATTattatctgagattgattccccaACTTAATTTTCCATGCAGTGTTCGTGAATGGAAAGTTCTGCAGAGACCCGATGCTTGCAACAGCAAACGATTTCTCTCTTTCGGGTCTCAACATCCCAGGAAATACATCAAATCAAGTTGGATCAAATGTAACTCTTTTAAATGTTGATAAAATACCAGGGCTCAACACTCTTGGTATATCTATAGCTCGTATTGACTTTGCACCATACGGAGGCCTAAACCCACCACACATTCATCCTCGTGCCACAGAGATTCTAGTAGTCTTGGAAGGCACCCTGTATGTGGGTTTTGTTACATCAAACCCCAATCGACTCATTACCAAAGTTCTAAATGCAGGAGATGTTTTTGtgtttccaattggtctcattcaCTTTCAATTCAACATTGGAAATACTAATGCAGTTGCTATTGCTGGACTGAGCAGCCAAAATCCAGGAGTCATCACAATTGCAAATGCAGTGTTTGGATCTAATCCACCAATTAACCCTGATGTTCTGGCTAAGGCATTCCAATTGGACAAGAATGTGGTTAACTATCTTCAGAAACAGTTCTGGGTCAACAACCATTAGAAAATTGTTGATAATATATATTTAGTTGCTTATTGTTTTGTTCAGTATATCAAGGTTGTAATACAATAAGAAGGCGCTAGCGCGCCTCACAATGTTGATTTTGAGTCGACAGTAATACTGTGCTCTGTTTTCTTTATCTGCCAATACCGTCATTTTCACTCTTACTTCCCATGTTTTCTTTCTTTAAACTATTATTCTTTCTAATTGGCTGGAACCTAGGCAACATCAtctccaattttattttttagacAAATTGCCATTAATATTTGAAAgtgaaataaaattacaaaattagaattaaaaaaattaaataaatttataaaaacatTAACAAGTCAGATTTCTTTTTTTACCATTATTTGGccaaaatgaaaattaataaataatgagATTTAAAACTTTAACTTTTCAAACAAAGGGTGGACATATAGGCTGACCACACACCTAGTAGAAAGTGTTGCATCCTGAATCATCCTCATTTCACCTTTATCGGGCCAAAACTTAGTAAACTTCTGTGAATAGGGTTAATTGGATATAAATATGCTACCACATCAAGTTTGTTGGTGAGAACCTGAAACTTTTCAAATTAAATGAATCTTCCTTACCACCTAAATCAACCCATTAGAAATTTTGTAACGTGGGGTTTCaactaaaagaaaaaaagaaatctaTCCATTAAATATCCAGTGTAGAGCTCATTTGGACTTTGTTTAAGAATCTGTTGCTAGATGCTGCTTCTTCAAATTCAACACTAACCAGTCTATGAGATAATAACTTCTAATTGCCTTGACTATGATGACTATGTCTTTGAGATAATAACTTGTCACAACATACGTAcaatgaattaaatatgttatctATGCACCTTTAAATTCTGAAATTGGGTTGCTCTACTCCACTCctagaaattttattattttagtatttgtagaagcaTTCATTAACCACTTTCCAAATTCATGCATCATTCATTATCACCCTTTCAAATGATTTTTATATTGGAAtatcatataattttaataaaaaattaaatcgacCAAATAGTGTAATactcccgtttgcatagcctggtagatttcactgttccggtgaccggtatcggtccggacaattaagaggattagagccacacttaagacaactagagaagctataaacacaaataattagtaatgtccaattagttaagtataaataagaaaaaacagaatataagaagttaaacaagccgagagtcacagcgatgggtgaccttctcgggaacgactgcgaattcattttaaactcaaatttcgagcgtaaaaagtgatgctgcggtccttaggacccttataaacacagtggaaaagagaaaatcatgaaaaataactgttaagccagtcaaataattaggttagggagtcggaagaaatatggaattaattacaaatcgggatgaccaaaatttcctttgagggaccaaaaataaaattttacaagtccaatggatatgggaccaattggagatgaaaataggcactaaatgacacaattttcatttaggaagtctgcccaaaaagtgactaaaacctagtgaacaaagtgaccgaagttgagaaatcgcaggctgccttgCACaacctgactaaatgaacagtatttgttcatttggtcataactcaagctaggcaggtccaaatgacctaaaattttaccagtggttagatgagatatagacctaaaactttcatgaagaacaccaacccacattattccattaacccaatcaaattattgagccaatttgggtcactgaatctgcagactgcagatttgccatttgaacagtaatgtttcaatggctataactctctatagaaaactccgatttaggtgattcttaaaccgatggaaacctaaggcatagtagaacatttcacatgagaaagttagaccaaattatagacctaacttgatcaaattgctgaacgaagttggaattaataatctgccagaaaaaaaaattctacagcatgaacagtaaacgtaatttgcttataacttgagctacaaaactccaattggggtgattcaaaaaggagaataaacttaatacaatagggaacattttctatgaagaaagttttgccaaattccaacagtaaactgaccaataaaatagtacaattagggacacaaaaactgaaaatttggcaattttgcctaaaagacctaagttttgagaaaatgaccaaaaccaacaagtttggtgaccaaaatgtggtatgtgggtaaagttggaattctcatacctattaagccttagaaagtcaataatttgacttgaatagtgcagtgaatagtaacctgaaacacaaaatttcaagaacgtcgagtttagcacgttagagctaggtaaaaatgaggctaaatttattttggatttatgttaagttctagtactgaaacattataaaattttgtgtttcagttgaaaagaataccgggaatgaacccgaggaactgagtcgaggccaagaggtgactcatttgaggtttgtgcacaacgtatactttttataataatcttttgcatactgttttgaataatgtgaaatattggattatggcattcttatgatgtttgatgtaaattgttgaaagttattatgtatatttgaaatgacaatgtttagcaaattgttaagataagttttgaaaccatagtatcatgaccatatatttgaacacctcactagcatgactagtggaggtaattagtttcgaattttgattccttctctggagaagtgttgaggtgtgtcagtagaagaggatgagaatggatatccatatatttgagctagctagccttgtgatgtgatttctctttagcctctagctattgagattctatttgtttcgaatggcatgatctaactgtgggttttatgaaatgtgttttgatactttgaaatgaacttggtttgcattaaaatctcataattcatgttttgtgtttaatgctcatgtttagtcaaacttttttgaataaatgagatttaagttttgcataaagattattttagtatgttgtgcaccattgagtcctagtactcagcgatagcttctattgctgtcgcagatacagagactagaagagcagcagactgagctgctgaggtgtgaggagctatcagcttaaagtcatcgggtataatttatatcctaattgtaaatatttattttgatgtatgtattgcatataaatgtatggacatgtaagtgggtcttgagcagcttgtacataatttgtatgaagtttgcaataaagtttagtttatatttctattgatgtaaattttgtaaggatgtatataaattgttttgtctctgatgaaatatgagtgaaaccattttatttaatttgaatgaaatgtattgttggtattttgaggattattgaattttgaacttgagaaattgattgaaatgattatggagttgttgaaattgattgagtttgattgtgaaattgaagtagttgttgagaaaaatttttagaagtgctttttacaggtatttgaagaattggtttttcaaaatacagacagaactctgtcaaaatttttataaaatttgcgaaaaaataaaatgagccaaaagttttaactagtttttaatttcaattaaatgttttaaatactcattagaaatgctcaccacttatcaaaaataagaaaattgttttaaaatcccttgtagggtacttaatgagttatcggtagatgaagtgcggtagtttattaggtattctacgggatcatgttataccttacagaggggtaaggtgtaacaaaaAGTCCcattaaaagaattttttttttttaatttgacaaTTTATTCATAAGAATCATAATATAAGTACAACATAATTTCTCTCATAAAAGGAAGAAAATACAAATATAGACAATTGAAAACTTATATTCTGATATAACTTTGGAAGAGGATAATAATCTTTTGGATTTTTAGATGGTAAAAGAAACCTTGCAATGCTCTCTTAGGAATTACTTCTGTAACCCGCAGAAGAAAAAAAATAccaaattttaatggaggaacgTGCTACACTATCAGCTTTTATTTATAGAAGATCATTACTCGAACTTGAAGATtcaaagtctcaaaataaaagaaATCATTTGTACACACTATGTTTTGAACTGCTAAAAAGTCTATCAAAATTGgaagaaacaaaaataaaaataaaactccACTAAGAGTGATAGGATTCCCAGTAATGGAAGGGTAAGGCCCTAATATTAGCATAGAACTTTATACATATTTCAAAGGAATACAAATAtgagaatttattaaaaaaaagaaaatgataaaaaaatcaaTATGAGGATAATTATTGCTGGGAAACTTACcattttttgtaaaaaaaattaaaaaaaaagaaaaatgatgaACAAGATGGAAAAAGGCATTGAAAGATTACTTTGATTGTTCTTGAAAATGGAAATGGATGTTAAATCGCAAAATCAAGATTCGAGTTTAGCTCAAATTTTATCTCAATAACAATCCAGGTTATTccaatattaaaaattgaattcattttgaggaaaaaaaaaatagttataatTCATTTATGGGTGGTAAATGGTTTGGGTCAGATGGGTTTGAGTTATCgcaaattttgtattttttatgtGAGGTTAGATTAAGTCATCTCAAGTTATTGATGTATCCCAAACACAAGTGCACGAGTCTTTCAAGTAATATGATGTGGCCCAAccacaagtgcacgggtcgtacaagtaatacagtaaagatatcgttcccatgaggagttgtgttaatgattgaatttttgatataaaaagttgactaaattgaactaatttcaaaattaaaataatagattgaatgggtattggagtatgaaatctatatgtgcaaaattaataatctatctaacaatgtattaattaaactaaaattgcatcaaattgaaataagcaagttcaaatatggcagggtttaaaatggcaagcaattaaattcaattgaaaattagcaataataaaaaggcgattccggagttcgggatttcatattcgagctattttgggattttaaattggttatccaatcttgtgaaacttatggttttaaggagattaattcttaaatccttcgaataacctttcgagtgagacaaagagtgccttaatcaaactaatcctactttcgtggagttagaattaattaagacccattaagttctttaattaatctgtgaatcctcttaatccttagtctatttctagatctaaattaattaagtcaaattccttgattatctatcacaaggccttctcctttcggtgcctcaaccatggattaagaacatcacttaatgggatcctatactaagcatgtcattaagcacacaagaaatgaataaaactcattaagaccacaaaatatggattacccaatcaaaatccacaaaatatctcaaatattacaatccttactccagaatcaaaggtaaactactcactacccataatccTTACAAGAAAATCTGAGTTTATATGAAAATAAGCttcaatctaagctaagaaacaagaaattaaacactagaaatgtaggaaaaatataaggaaagaaagaaatatgcaaatcttggttgaaaatggtgtggaaggtgaaagtgactcttcaaattctgcctctcctctccctttccttttctgctcccttGTCTCtcttctaaaatgggataagggtcctttttatagcattttctgacatggagccctaaaatggtgtattCTAGGAgaaattttctgagggaatcttctgccagctcattaatgaaacctttatgggactgcataagtggactgcataagttatgcagtcccttatgcagttttcggctggttctggttcacttatgtgaaactgcatgacttggtgcataggttatgcacaattccgtgagagtgcataagggaggcgtgaatgtgcataagctatgcagtattcttatgcacatttcggcaggtattggaacagtgatttttctccttatgcagatctgcatagcttatgcggcaagttatgcacaatttggtcaatgcacatttcagcttgaaaacttatttttgacatctttggctgtagaagtcactcctcaatggcaaaatttctcttcagtccttcaaaaacaccatttttcctacaaaataaagtaaaaattacaaattaatccaaaatcgataaTTATGAaagactaactaattaactaatgaaattagctaaaaaaatgactaataatcaaataaaatggctatgaaattagacctaaatgactatgcaaaatgtatgcatcaaatacccccaaactcaagcttttgcttatcctcaagcaaactttaaaatgtgatgcaaaatttttaggggtgccttatccaaggagctatgaaaatcacctattaaagtaacttaacacccttttagccataccaacaatccatatacccatccttcaaaatgcaaagaatctaatgcttatccaagctttcaccgcttagccatcaagtcaattatcattcaaaatccccaaaccaaccaatcaaaagagagagtcatgctcaaaaggaattctagaacaatcaatagtcaaagtgtctctatatggaatgatggaattgaatgaatgaatgaatagttttccaatcccataagcaaattccctactcccatctccactaatgtagcaagtactatcaagagatcaaaggtcttttagggatgtaatggggccatggggttcaaaatgaggctaagaagaagaatgggtaaaaaggagtcaaagcatgagaatatttccaatcttaacaacataaggtacacttcttattttattataatttttttcttttttttttatatatatatggaggagagaagtacacaatgagaattgtcaagtgctagcatagtttacataaaaatggagggacattttgatacttttaacttgtattttgcattttcttttgatgattgtccctaaaaatgccacccccaaactcatttcttttaatactttgggtggatttctttcaatttgaatggcaatagtgaaaagcacatatactagcacttttacaatatgacaagcacttcttcttccttttattgtatatttttttcttttttttattttttttttatttttttttttagaaagtgtacctaatattcaatattattcttatggaaagggttggagtgtttggttcattggctaggtaacaataaggatttcaagaaaaattaggaataaaaaggctcaaaggggttttcaaaggtcaattttaattaggaaaaagggccaaaagtttaaaatgagaaggtttaaatcaaagaatgcctaatcatctctcttttcaagttcaagctggtatttcgccttgaaaggtttagaaaatttgttctaggattggtgagacatcatttgactaccttatatccaataactccctctaaacattccaatctttaaaggactagttgggtggctttttggctaagaagatataggcaagggatagacacttcaaaaccttgcacctcttaggaaactttcaatccacaaacccaactaaagggtgaGTCAAATCGAGTTCATAGGcagcttttcaatactcaagggatttggcaaaagattttaatgcatgatgcatgattcctaaaaatgagtaatgcattaactaaatggaggaagtctatttgtatgcaatgtgtacaatttctaagtgatgtataatgtgtgtgtaaatgtgttatgtataagtatgtgtggatgtatatgtaaaatatttacaatatatgtaaatgaaatgggatgagatactctatactcaaaatgtgaaaaatgaagcaaaaatcaaaatgtgcacccccaaactcaaaattggacattgtcctcaatgtctcaagcaatgcaatatcaaaactcaaagcaaagggaataaccaggattagtgaaaattaagagcaaaaagaaagagttacctggtatggagcagaggagaattcaagatataaagggatgcataagaagctgcataggttatgcagagtaaagtgtcatcgagaacatgtgcataagtagggtgcataagccatgcgttCGCATGAGTGGCTATAAGGGCACAGGCTATGCAGACATTTGCATAAGGGGTTACAAACTGTGCGATTCTGCATAAGTGGCGAAAGGGTGCACTGAGCTATGCAAAATAATTGCATAAGGAATTCACACTGGCAAGATATTCAAAAGTTGTTGCATGATGATTAGCAAAGaaaaatgtgcaaccaccagtagaagcatgcaaaaatatacaatatatggacaattatgcacaaaagggcagtaaaggcagtgaaaatcaatgaaaaactaatgtaatggccatccaatagaactttaagaaaaacagaattcaagacaaactaattcaaaacaaactaacagaattcaaaacaaactataattgtttgaacatatgtacaaagaaaaagtcctacaagtttgaacaaaagtaaaacaaaaactagtctagttctattgttttgcccttgtccatagatgttgctaaggggctggttgcatctggctgctgtcgaaatgatggtgctggaggaggtgatggaggtggaggtggcattcccagaaaaatcATGAGTTTCTTCACCAtatccttcaattctttctgcttgtccctggtttccatgacaaggtcaaataggtgatcatgacgatccttaagagtatcaagaccagtgtcaagcttcctatccacaaagtatatatcatcactaagcctttcaagataggtgaataaggctttagtgttgaatgcaggaggggctgtggatgaggagggttcagctgtaggaggtgtgGGTTGTGCAGATTGAGGGGGTGGGGTGGGTTCAGTAGAGTGCTGTGGGACTGATTGGGCAGGTTGGGCTTCTGGTTGTGCAGTGGGTTCAGCTTCTGCTGCTGGTTGTGCAGTATCAAAATGTGGCAAACTGAACCCTGTTTTGGATAGGTGTGCagcatcaaaatataaggtgtccacaagtgctggtatttGGTGCTCtttaggattaaaaccaaaatgcttggctataactgttatgagcccacccaaaacaatgtcacctatggatttagtggcaatatgcaacacatgctcacaaaagaaataaccaggagaaaccttgaccttgtgaaatgcacaccataacatgaataattcagatttccccacagcaccagaactagtccctctgcccaaaatagtgctagcaatcagtctatgaataaacctaagtgcagggtcaagtatttgagaggtttttgatctgccagcagagaaagtttgaggttggtttgtgataattctccaaaattgggcagcattccaaatacccttgtttgctacctctacccctgtatatggcACTTTAAATAGCCCATCAGTTGCAAAACcaagaatgctatgaaattgatccaatgataactctctgttttgccccaaacatctaaatttcatagttggcttaaaatctacatcatgcaatttcagggtggcagagaatgaggaaataaactccaaaactaaagCTGGGTAAACAATCTCTTGCTTGTGCACAAATTCCAGCCAACACATACAATATAGATAGTCAACcaaattgtcaaataaaccaagtatCGGAGAGAGTccacagaaatatacctagtgggttgcaccttCCTTTCCTTAAGTCGTTTAAATGTTGCTTTGTGAGTTGCATCAGAAAGGGACCAAGGGAGTTTTGAGACCTGTGAAGTTGCTGACAattgctttttgctggaagagggtgtggaggctgaagtctttggctttttgggtggaggctctgaCCTTGGGGTGGTGGGTGGTTCGTTGCGCTTTGAGAGAGGAGGTGCAGATGACATGGGCCTAGTGGATTTCGACCTTATTTTTTGTTTATATGTGGTTGTGGagggtggtgggggtgtcgcttgtggaggggaatcgAGATTGGGAGGTAGCGTTGACAATGGTGAAACCTGGAGAGGGGAAACTGGATgggaatggggaggcgactccattgCCGATGGAGAAGATGGAGGAGATGAGGGGAAAAGAAAATATGCAGGGGGTAATTAGGGCTAGGGCGGCGGAAATGGGTGTGGAGAAGAAGGGAAAGAGGAAAATGTCGGGAGAACTGGAGGGGAACGGACGGTTGTGAACAGAAAAGACGGGAGGCGGGAGAAATGGGTGCCGACGAAAATTTTTGGATTTGGTTGTGTAAGACTGCATAAGGGGATTAatgggtgtgcataacttatgcaccctacttatgcatgtTTCTGCAGGTTTTGGACTTTAGAAAAATAGCTCATGcacaagtgcataagtcatgcactgtccttatgcactgttcggcaagttttgaaatcttgggttggtggtcatgcagttgtgcataagtcatgcaccctccttatgcaggtctcagtaggttttggtgtttggaaaatgtggtcatgcagttgtgcataagctatgcactctgcttatgcatgtttcggtgggttttggaattttgggtttctggttatgcagaagtgcataggtcatgcactctgcttatgcaggtctcgg
It contains:
- the LOC110644236 gene encoding germin-like protein subfamily 1 member 17, which gives rise to MKGAHFLVAFVLLALSSSFAFAFDPSPLQDFCVAINDPKDGVFVNGKFCRDPMLATANDFSLSGLNIPGNTSNQVGSNVTLLNVDKIPGLNTLGISIARIDFAPYGGLNPPHIHPRATEILVVLEGTLYVGFVTSNPNRLITKVLNAGDVFVFPIGLIHFQFNIGNTNAVAIAGLSSQNPGVITIANAVFGSNPPINPDVLAKAFQLDKNVVNYLQKQFWVNNH